The following proteins are encoded in a genomic region of Glycine max cultivar Williams 82 chromosome 18, Glycine_max_v4.0, whole genome shotgun sequence:
- the LOC100813224 gene encoding brassinosteroid-responsive RING protein 1, translated as MGFPVGYPELLVPKMFLHALSLLAWLRSLVFALFRLLRISDLLDTDSAASDLPPPPPPREPTLSALLIREFLPVAAFRDLAAADGDPPPSGCAVCLSEFSSEEEIRCMANCKHIFHRWCVDRWVDHDQKTCPLCRTPFVPHHKLEEYNQRLWAASGVSQFYYQDDYTASL; from the coding sequence ATGGGTTTTCCCGTAGGGTACCCGGAGCTGCTGGTTCCGAAAATGTTCCTCCACGCGCTTTCCCTCCTCGCGTGGCTGCGCTCCCTCGTCTTCGCCCTCTTCCGCCTCCTCCGCATCTCCGACCTCCTCGACACCGATTCCGCCGCCTCTGACCTCCCTCCGCCGCCTCCGCCACGCGAGCCGACTCTCTCCGCCCTCCTCATCCGCGAGTTTCTCCCCGTGGCGGCGTTCCGCGACCTGGCAGCCGCCGACGGGGATCCTCCGCCGTCGGGCTGCGCCGTGTGCCTGAGCGAATTCTCCTCGGAAGAAGAAATCCGGTGTATGGCGAACTGCAAGCACATTTTCCACCGGTGGTGCGTGGACCGTTGGGTCGATCACGATCAGAAGACGTGTCCGCTCTGCAGAACTCCGTTTGTGCCGCATCACAAGCTCGAAGAATACAATCAGCGACTGTGGGCAGCTTCTGGAGTTTCACAGTTTTACTACCAAGACGATTACACGGCTTctctctga